In a genomic window of Tenuifilum sp. 4138str:
- a CDS encoding DUF554 domain-containing protein: MTGTLVNVIAVLAGGSIGLLIGSRMPEKYSKVFFQVVGLFTLVLGLSMAIKTNEPLLVVFSLILGVLSGTLLDLQSRLDNLSNRLKNRFKISGNRFSEGLVVAFLLYCMGSLTVLGAIEEGLGGTPKLFYLKSLMDGFSSIVLASTLGIGVLFSALPLLLYQGSLTLIASFAASSLSGSMVNELSAVGGILLVALGFNILEIKRFHVINMLPALIFIVILTSLFANHA, from the coding sequence GTGACTGGGACTTTAGTTAACGTTATAGCAGTATTGGCTGGGGGCTCAATAGGTTTGCTTATTGGATCCCGTATGCCCGAAAAGTACAGTAAAGTTTTTTTTCAAGTGGTTGGGCTCTTTACGTTGGTACTGGGTTTATCAATGGCAATTAAAACCAATGAACCCTTACTGGTTGTATTCAGCTTAATTCTGGGTGTGCTATCGGGGACTTTACTCGATTTGCAAAGCAGGCTCGATAACCTATCGAACCGGTTAAAAAATCGGTTTAAAATATCAGGGAATCGCTTTTCGGAAGGACTGGTTGTGGCTTTCCTGCTTTACTGCATGGGTTCGTTAACTGTACTGGGTGCCATTGAGGAGGGTTTGGGTGGAACACCCAAACTTTTTTACCTCAAAAGCCTTATGGATGGGTTCTCATCCATTGTGCTAGCATCAACCCTTGGGATAGGGGTTCTGTTTTCCGCCTTGCCCTTGCTACTATATCAGGGTTCATTGACATTGATTGCCTCTTTTGCGGCTAGCAGCCTAAGTGGAAGCATGGTAAATGAACTATCGGCTGTAGGTGGTATACTTTTAGTGGCTTTAGGGTTTAATATACTAGAGATAAAACGTTTCCACGTGATCAATATGCTTCCTGCACTAATATTCATCGTTATTCTAACTTCACTTTTCGCAAACCATGCATAG
- a CDS encoding RapZ C-terminal domain-containing protein, with the protein MHSISHIENLSKLFSEVYGHSALNIVQLSGSGSARIYFRIESQQLSCIGTFNDDVKENETFFYLTEHLHHRNISVPRVLGISSCRRYYLQSDLGSLSLFDKITDANSDTLEVQNLIGQAISNLARFNILGFDGIDDSKLYPISHFDIKSVMWDLYYFKYCFLKPSGVTYSEAELENVFGYLAEKVLNGDNQFLQFRDFQSRNIMILANQPYFIDYQSARIGSGLYDIASFLYQAKANFSDSTRQKFLVHYLDELSKYRSINRCEMVPQFPYMAIFRILQTLGAYGFRGLFERKTHFIQSVPLALHNLSNLLANVDDSRLRYLSQLNKELLGRYQVGQSDDFDGLTVQVYSFSIKSGYPPLNPEHGGGFVFDCRYLPNPGQLDLYKNLTGLDKPVIDYLLSLDEVNVFCDNAFSLVKSAIDKYLSRNFKHLSVGFGCTGGQHRSVFCAENLVKQLKSTFGDSGLRILVKHIELEKR; encoded by the coding sequence ATGCATAGCATTTCCCATATCGAGAATCTTTCAAAGCTCTTTTCCGAGGTGTATGGGCATTCGGCCCTTAACATTGTTCAGCTGTCCGGTTCTGGTTCTGCACGCATCTACTTTAGGATTGAATCACAGCAACTGTCGTGCATTGGAACATTTAACGATGATGTAAAGGAAAACGAAACATTTTTCTACCTCACGGAACATTTACACCATCGCAATATTTCGGTTCCAAGGGTATTGGGTATTTCAAGCTGTAGAAGGTACTACTTACAATCCGATTTGGGTTCTTTGTCGTTGTTCGATAAAATAACTGATGCTAACAGCGATACTCTTGAAGTTCAGAATTTGATTGGGCAAGCAATATCCAACCTTGCCCGGTTCAATATTTTGGGTTTTGATGGTATTGATGATTCAAAGCTATACCCAATTTCGCATTTCGATATCAAATCGGTGATGTGGGATTTGTACTATTTCAAGTACTGCTTCCTTAAGCCTTCAGGGGTTACTTATAGTGAAGCCGAGTTGGAAAATGTCTTTGGCTATTTAGCAGAAAAGGTGCTCAATGGCGATAATCAATTCCTGCAATTCCGCGATTTTCAATCCCGTAATATTATGATTCTGGCTAACCAGCCATATTTCATTGATTATCAGAGCGCCAGAATTGGCTCAGGCCTTTACGATATAGCTTCTTTTCTATATCAGGCAAAGGCTAATTTCAGCGATTCTACTCGGCAGAAGTTTCTAGTGCATTACCTTGATGAGCTGTCCAAATACCGTTCCATTAACAGGTGTGAAATGGTGCCCCAATTTCCTTATATGGCTATCTTTAGAATTTTGCAAACTCTTGGGGCTTATGGTTTCAGAGGTCTTTTTGAGCGTAAAACCCATTTCATTCAAAGCGTTCCTCTTGCGTTGCATAACCTCAGCAATTTGCTTGCTAATGTTGACGATAGCCGTTTAAGGTATCTCAGTCAGCTTAACAAAGAGCTATTAGGTAGATATCAAGTTGGCCAAAGTGATGATTTTGACGGACTTACCGTTCAGGTATATAGTTTTTCTATTAAGAGTGGCTATCCACCACTAAATCCTGAGCATGGAGGAGGGTTTGTATTTGATTGCCGATATTTACCCAATCCTGGCCAACTCGATTTGTACAAGAATCTGACAGGACTCGATAAGCCTGTAATAGACTATTTACTTTCTTTGGATGAAGTAAATGTTTTTTGCGATAACGCTTTTTCATTAGTGAAGTCGGCAATAGATAAGTATTTGTCTCGAAACTTTAAACATTTATCGGTTGGTTTTGGTTGTACTGGTGGCCAACATCGATCAGTATTTTGTGCAGAGAACCTTGTTAAGCAACTAAAAAGTACTTTTGGCGATAGTGGATTAAGAATTTTGGTTAAGCATATCGAACTTGAAAAGCGTTAG
- a CDS encoding nucleotidyltransferase family protein, whose translation MRAMILAAGLGTRLLPLTADKPKALIEVNGKTLLEICINNLIGFGFNHIVVNVHHHAQQIIDFLRNSSFNAQIDISDETERLLDTGGALVHARSFLDQGEPFLVHNVDIISNIDLHYLYQYHLNSSALASLAVSKREASRVFLFNEQMVLSGWRNMVTGKVIITNPSKALTAYAFSGIHVISPEIFKQLPPKGEFSIVDAYLKLSKEFLIQGADLSHSDVIDVGKPDTLELASQFVTRKV comes from the coding sequence ATGAGAGCAATGATTCTGGCCGCTGGCCTAGGCACCCGATTACTTCCCTTAACAGCCGATAAACCCAAAGCCCTTATTGAGGTTAACGGAAAAACCCTGCTTGAAATATGCATTAACAACCTAATTGGTTTCGGCTTTAATCACATAGTGGTTAATGTTCATCACCACGCACAGCAGATTATTGATTTTTTACGTAATAGCAGTTTTAATGCTCAAATTGATATTTCCGATGAAACTGAAAGATTACTCGACACCGGTGGTGCTCTTGTTCATGCCCGTAGTTTTCTCGATCAGGGCGAGCCTTTTCTGGTTCACAATGTCGATATAATCTCAAACATCGATTTACATTACCTATATCAGTATCATCTTAACTCATCTGCGCTTGCCTCGCTAGCTGTAAGTAAAAGAGAGGCTTCCAGGGTATTCCTTTTCAATGAGCAAATGGTTCTTTCTGGTTGGAGGAACATGGTTACTGGTAAGGTTATTATTACTAATCCTTCCAAAGCCCTTACTGCATATGCATTTTCTGGCATTCATGTTATTTCACCCGAAATATTCAAGCAACTGCCACCAAAGGGTGAGTTCTCAATTGTTGATGCTTATCTTAAACTATCAAAGGAATTTTTGATTCAGGGCGCCGATTTATCCCATTCCGATGTAATTGACGTG